AAGCACAAGGACATCATCGACGGCATGCAGTTCGAGCGCCTGGCCTCCGCCTCCGGCCCCACCGCCGGCGCCATCAAGCGCCCCAGCGATGGCAAGGAGCCCGAGACCGTGGTCTTCATCGCCTGCTCGGGATCGCGCGACCGCTCCAAGGGCGTGCCCTACTGCTCCAAGATCTGCTGCATGTATACGGCCAAGCACGCCATGCTCTACCAGCACAAGGTGCACCACGGGAAGGCCTACGTCTTCTACATGGACATCAGGGCGGCGGGCAAGAACTACGACGAGTTCACCCGCCGGGCCATCGAGGAGGATGGAGCCAAGTACATCCGCGGGCGCGTCTCCCGGATCTACGAGGAGGACGGCAAGCTCATCGTGAAGGGCGCCGACACCCTCATGAACGGCGAGCCCGTGGAGATCAAGGCCGACATGGTGGTGCTGGCCACCGCCGTCCAGGCCCAGGACCGCTCCGAGGAGCTGGCCCAGACCCTCCACATCAGCTATGACGAGTACGGCTTCTTCGCTGAGGCCCACCCCAAGCTGCGCCCGGTGGAAACCAACACCGCCGGCATCTTCCTGGCCGGAGCCTGCCAGTCGCCCCGGGACATCCCCGAGACCGTGGCCCAGGCCAGCGGCGCGGCGGCCAAGGTGGCGGCCCTCTTCAGCCAGAGCGAGCTGACCCGCGAGCCCATCGTGGCCGTGGTCAACCGCCAGGCCCCGCCCCTCTTCAGCACCTGCACCGGCTGCTTCCTCTGCCAGAGCGCCTGCCCCTATCAGGCCATCGAGTCCGAGGAGATCAAGGACCGCTCGGGCAAGGTCCTCAAGACCGTGGCCAAGGTCAACCCCGGCCTCTGCCAGGGCTGCGGCACCTGCGTCGCCCTCTGCCGCACCAAGGCCATCGACCTGGCGGGCTTCAGCAACGAGCAGCTCTTCGCTGAGCTCATGACCCTCTAAGGCGGAGCGAGACATGTCCGAACAGTTCGAACCCAAGATCACCGCCTTTGTCTGCAACTGGTGCACCTACGCCGGCGCGGACCTCACGGGCACCAGCCGCATCAAATACCAGCCCAACGTCCGTGTGCTGCGGGTGCCCTGCACCGGTCGCATCGACTTCATGCTCGTCATGAAGGCCTTCGAAAGGGGCGCTGACGGGGTCATGATCAGCGGCTGCCACCCCAATGACTGTCACTACACCTCGGGGAACTACCACGCCCGCC
The sequence above is drawn from the uncultured Holophaga sp. genome and encodes:
- a CDS encoding hydrogenase iron-sulfur subunit, whose translation is MSEQFEPKITAFVCNWCTYAGADLTGTSRIKYQPNVRVLRVPCTGRIDFMLVMKAFERGADGVMISGCHPNDCHYTSGNYHARRRWMVFRDLMDFMGIDTERVTFSWVSAAEGAKWGALVNEVTDKVRALGPYTDQQQLAGVGVE